A genome region from Labilibaculum antarcticum includes the following:
- a CDS encoding sensor histidine kinase yields MIFRQRVLILIMLVFVGLPMCVKADLQPIRNFSLSDGLPSNIVLDIFEDSRGLVWLATDAGLFEFLGEDIKFRKELSRLQGERINSICEDEKGNLWFSARGVGLCKFDGNKLSIIQLDSVAIENDITSLIKSSTSDNLILASSEGVFVCDVQNSKLEQACDSCKNPVLKIRQYQNKFVANGLTQNRNFEFEIESGKVLEYSIDSNLPNVYFGLQNDPNTLKDVLKSGKPFTLHTNTGKKFVCDVTEVEENEKLGFYLLRYFEKDIEKQKIVKLTGGLLSDLSVEKMLGKYIINTIFLRKGYDELWLGTHNQGLILLQKSKFAYLDSDLLGLQNSLIQDFISDKQGNFIVASRNEISLIQDFKIKHSLKAKDLCRLCNGKFNCSKNLSIYKLAVDKDELVWISTSKGFFTVNTNSFQLEYIGITPAKNFVFTDDNELLCFWQNQLQFYTKSGLKSQKPIFEFLKSATIDVSKMIATDSSIWISTRQKGIVRYENHKFSIFNRRNSNIHNVINDILVLPDSTIIAGGNNGLIYKIKSKPNKLVVVDSITSLDGLMGTSIQGIQYLSDGSLWCGTNLGVHRFEYNSWGNESELQFNFWNSKGGYLDQTGEKSIIDENQNIWVKAKNRLLKIETSPEIGKIFESKISLKSIRIHNEDWEADSTQVNIWTNAPIEPISFKYDENDLTFTFGFDFCQNDSNVRFRYLLDGFDDKWSNWSESPQAVFSYLPSGDYILKVEGKQLSEGVVMPFGFQIKVKTPWWKTWWSIMLSSLLFIGIVYLAMWLYTYFIRKREKARTKQFNRLIGLKMKSLQNQLDPHFIFNALNSIQSYILEEQKEKALEYLSDFSNVLRKNIGNANKDFISLSDEIAYLRLYLKLEQMRFSDKFSYEINVNASINPYKYKLPPMLIQPFLENAIKYGLVGSEKKGNLDVSFELEQDGYLRCVITDNGVGRKKAKGLHEDSNIKIHHKTLSITKDRIKLLNKVQNNGRVYGYSIEDLADGAGLPNGTKIEIGFPKQ; encoded by the coding sequence ATGATTTTTAGACAAAGAGTTTTAATCTTGATAATGTTGGTTTTTGTTGGTTTGCCAATGTGCGTAAAAGCGGATTTGCAGCCGATCAGGAATTTCTCATTGTCCGATGGTCTTCCCAGTAATATTGTACTTGATATTTTTGAGGATTCGCGAGGATTGGTTTGGCTCGCGACTGATGCGGGATTATTCGAGTTTTTGGGTGAAGACATTAAGTTTCGAAAAGAACTCTCAAGATTACAGGGAGAGAGAATTAATTCAATTTGCGAAGACGAAAAAGGAAATTTGTGGTTTTCAGCACGAGGTGTTGGACTTTGTAAATTTGATGGGAATAAACTCTCAATTATTCAGTTAGACTCAGTTGCGATAGAGAATGATATTACCAGCCTTATAAAAAGTTCAACTAGTGATAATTTAATTCTCGCATCTTCAGAAGGAGTATTTGTCTGTGATGTTCAAAACTCAAAATTGGAACAGGCATGTGATTCATGTAAGAATCCAGTTCTTAAAATCCGACAATATCAAAATAAATTTGTTGCGAATGGTTTAACTCAAAATAGAAACTTTGAATTCGAAATAGAGTCGGGCAAGGTTCTGGAATATAGTATTGATTCAAATTTACCCAATGTTTATTTCGGTTTGCAAAACGATCCTAATACACTAAAAGATGTTTTAAAATCGGGCAAACCATTCACACTTCATACTAATACAGGAAAGAAATTTGTTTGTGATGTAACTGAAGTTGAAGAAAATGAAAAGCTGGGGTTTTATTTGCTTAGGTATTTTGAAAAGGACATTGAGAAACAAAAAATAGTAAAGCTTACGGGTGGCTTACTTTCAGATCTGTCGGTAGAAAAGATGTTGGGTAAATACATTATTAATACTATTTTTTTAAGAAAAGGATATGATGAATTATGGCTTGGAACTCATAATCAGGGTTTAATTCTATTGCAAAAATCAAAGTTCGCTTATCTGGATTCTGATTTGCTGGGATTACAAAATTCTCTTATACAAGATTTTATTTCTGATAAGCAAGGAAATTTTATTGTGGCAAGCAGAAATGAGATTAGCCTTATTCAAGATTTTAAAATTAAACATTCCTTAAAAGCTAAGGATTTGTGTCGGCTTTGTAATGGGAAATTTAACTGTTCCAAAAATTTATCGATCTATAAGTTAGCTGTCGATAAGGATGAATTAGTTTGGATATCAACCAGTAAAGGTTTTTTTACCGTCAACACAAATAGTTTTCAATTAGAATATATTGGCATTACTCCAGCCAAGAATTTTGTCTTCACTGATGATAACGAGTTACTTTGTTTTTGGCAGAATCAGCTTCAGTTTTATACCAAGAGCGGATTGAAATCACAAAAGCCAATCTTTGAATTTTTAAAATCGGCTACTATTGATGTTAGTAAAATGATTGCAACGGATTCAAGCATATGGATCTCAACTCGCCAAAAAGGAATTGTACGATACGAGAATCACAAATTTAGCATCTTCAATAGGCGGAATTCAAATATTCACAATGTTATAAATGATATTCTGGTATTGCCGGATTCAACTATAATTGCAGGCGGGAATAATGGGCTGATTTACAAGATTAAAAGTAAACCTAATAAGTTAGTTGTAGTTGACTCCATTACTAGTTTAGATGGTTTAATGGGGACTTCTATTCAAGGAATTCAATATCTTTCGGATGGTTCATTATGGTGTGGAACAAATCTGGGAGTACATCGTTTTGAATACAATTCTTGGGGAAATGAATCAGAATTGCAATTTAATTTTTGGAACTCGAAAGGTGGATATTTGGACCAAACAGGAGAGAAGTCAATTATTGATGAAAATCAGAATATTTGGGTAAAGGCAAAGAATAGATTATTGAAGATTGAAACGAGTCCTGAAATTGGAAAGATTTTTGAAAGTAAAATTAGTCTTAAATCAATTCGAATTCATAATGAAGATTGGGAGGCAGATAGCACGCAGGTAAATATATGGACAAATGCACCGATTGAACCAATTAGTTTTAAGTATGATGAAAATGATTTGACTTTCACATTTGGATTTGATTTTTGTCAGAATGATTCAAATGTTCGCTTTAGATATTTATTAGACGGATTCGATGATAAATGGTCGAATTGGAGTGAATCCCCCCAAGCTGTATTTTCTTATTTACCCAGTGGGGATTATATTTTAAAAGTTGAAGGAAAACAATTAAGTGAAGGAGTGGTTATGCCCTTTGGGTTTCAGATAAAGGTGAAAACTCCTTGGTGGAAAACGTGGTGGTCTATCATGTTGTCGAGCTTGCTATTTATAGGTATTGTTTATTTAGCCATGTGGTTATATACCTATTTTATTAGAAAGAGAGAAAAAGCACGAACCAAACAGTTTAACAGACTTATTGGTTTGAAAATGAAATCGCTGCAAAACCAATTGGATCCGCATTTTATATTTAATGCACTAAATTCTATACAGAGCTATATTCTGGAAGAACAAAAAGAGAAGGCTTTAGAATATCTTTCAGATTTCTCAAATGTCTTGCGGAAGAATATTGGTAATGCAAATAAGGATTTTATTTCCTTATCAGATGAAATTGCTTATCTGCGGCTTTATTTAAAATTGGAGCAGATGCGATTTTCTGATAAATTCTCATACGAAATTAATGTAAATGCTTCCATTAACCCTTATAAGTATAAATTACCTCCAATGTTGATACAACCATTTCTGGAGAATGCGATTAAATATGGATTAGTTGGATCTGAGAAAAAGGGAAATCTTGATGTGAGTTTTGAGCTTGAACAAGATGGATATTTGAGATGTGTCATTACAGATAATGGCGTTGGGCGAAAAAAAGCAAAAGGTTTGCATGAGGATTCGAACATTAAAATTCATCATAAAACCCTATCAATCACTAAGGATAGGATAAAGCTATTGAATAAAGTTCAGAATAATGGCAGAGTATATGGTTATTCGATTGAAGATTTGGCAGATGGGGCTGGATTACCAAATGGAACCAAGATTGAAATAGGATTTCCTAAACAGTAG
- a CDS encoding aminotransferase class IV, with the protein MSECFRYIFIKNNKTKPAKDFDDKILLRGIALYEVIRIVSGKPLFLEAHFERLTNSASQLKQNIWLNFDQIKENIAKLIALNDCQYGNIKLVFQFDGNNKTLLAYFIKHYYPNEEQYQNGVRTLVHPAERPIPNAKIYNHSLRSKTNDLIKDAEIFEVLLLNSLRNITEGSRSNLFFIKNNELHTALDADVLHGIIRSKVIESAVELGIPIRKHSIQYDDLPNYDAAFLTGTSLRILPIKRINSISYSSTHDIVSRLSEVLQAKINDYLK; encoded by the coding sequence ATGAGTGAATGTTTCAGATATATTTTCATAAAAAATAATAAAACCAAACCTGCGAAAGATTTTGATGACAAAATCTTACTTCGAGGAATAGCTCTGTACGAAGTTATTCGAATAGTATCAGGGAAACCGTTATTTCTTGAAGCTCATTTTGAACGTTTAACAAATTCTGCATCACAATTAAAGCAAAACATTTGGTTAAACTTCGATCAGATTAAAGAAAACATTGCAAAACTAATTGCATTAAACGATTGTCAATATGGAAATATCAAATTGGTATTTCAATTTGATGGTAATAATAAAACGTTGCTAGCTTATTTTATCAAACATTATTACCCAAATGAAGAACAGTATCAAAATGGTGTCAGAACTCTTGTTCATCCGGCAGAACGGCCAATACCTAATGCAAAAATATACAATCACTCACTTCGTTCTAAAACCAATGATTTAATTAAAGATGCTGAAATATTCGAAGTTCTTCTTCTTAACTCCTTGAGAAACATAACAGAAGGAAGCAGATCCAATCTGTTTTTTATTAAAAATAATGAATTACACACTGCTCTCGATGCAGATGTTTTACACGGAATTATTCGTAGCAAAGTAATTGAATCGGCAGTAGAGCTTGGGATTCCGATTCGAAAACATTCTATTCAGTATGATGATCTACCAAATTATGATGCAGCTTTTTTAACTGGTACATCCTTACGTATTCTGCCGATAAAGAGAATCAATTCAATTAGCTATTCAAGTACTCATGATATCGTAAGCAGGTTATCAGAAGTTCTTCAAGCTAAAATTAATGACTATTTAAAGTAG
- a CDS encoding avidin/streptavidin family protein, whose translation MKINLNGKWRNQYNSEMDLAVTENRVSGTFQTAIGQPRFEEKFEIIGKINANVIVFMVDFEKYGSLASWTGRFEIDEIGPVIHTMWHLSQSEGGEEEQLAKAILTGVGTFRKP comes from the coding sequence ATGAAGATCAATCTTAACGGAAAATGGAGAAACCAATATAATTCAGAGATGGATTTAGCGGTTACTGAAAATCGTGTGAGTGGCACTTTCCAAACGGCTATTGGGCAACCTCGATTTGAAGAAAAATTTGAAATAATAGGAAAAATAAATGCCAACGTCATTGTATTCATGGTAGATTTTGAAAAATATGGATCTTTAGCTTCTTGGACTGGTCGTTTTGAAATCGATGAAATTGGGCCGGTTATTCATACAATGTGGCACTTGTCGCAAAGTGAAGGTGGTGAAGAAGAACAACTAGCCAAAGCAATTCTTACCGGGGTAGGAACTTTTAGAAAACCATAG
- a CDS encoding isoaspartyl peptidase/L-asparaginase family protein, with protein sequence MKNAILPILVLLLFIVSAFLLYPDNNPKYAIVIHGGAGTLLKENFTPEKEVQYKKVLQNALMIGDSVLKNGGSSLDAVEKTIHILENSPLFNAGKGAVFTNSGRNELDASIMWGKDLNAGAVAGVDDIKNPISAARKVMENSEHVMLSGHGASEFAKAQGLEIVDNSYFFTQNRWDHLQRILKKEKEMTPEDRHGTVGCVALDKDGNLAAGTSTGGMTNKRFGRIGDSPIIGAGTYANNETCAISCTGHGEFFIRLGVAKDISAMMEYLNISLDEASNKMIEKLSKIGGAGGVIGLDKNGNIVMKMNTNGMYRAYLNSKGETEVLIYK encoded by the coding sequence ATGAAAAATGCAATTTTACCAATATTGGTTCTATTACTATTCATAGTGAGTGCTTTCCTTCTATATCCAGATAACAATCCTAAATATGCAATAGTAATTCATGGAGGCGCAGGAACACTATTAAAAGAAAATTTTACTCCTGAAAAAGAAGTACAGTATAAAAAAGTACTCCAAAATGCACTTATGATTGGTGATTCAGTATTAAAAAATGGAGGAAGTAGTCTTGATGCTGTTGAAAAAACAATTCATATTCTTGAGAACTCCCCCTTATTTAACGCTGGAAAGGGTGCGGTATTTACAAACTCCGGAAGAAACGAACTTGACGCCTCAATTATGTGGGGAAAAGATTTAAATGCTGGGGCGGTAGCTGGAGTTGACGATATAAAAAATCCTATTAGCGCCGCCCGAAAAGTAATGGAGAATTCCGAACATGTGATGCTAAGCGGTCATGGAGCTTCTGAATTCGCAAAAGCACAAGGACTGGAAATAGTTGACAACAGTTATTTTTTCACACAAAACAGATGGGATCACCTCCAGAGAATCCTTAAAAAAGAGAAGGAGATGACTCCGGAAGATCGTCACGGAACGGTTGGATGTGTTGCTTTGGATAAAGACGGAAACCTGGCGGCCGGAACCTCTACTGGAGGCATGACCAATAAGCGTTTCGGTCGTATTGGAGACTCTCCGATTATTGGAGCAGGCACTTATGCCAACAATGAGACCTGCGCCATTTCTTGCACGGGTCATGGCGAATTTTTTATCCGACTTGGTGTAGCAAAGGATATTTCAGCCATGATGGAATACCTGAATATAAGTCTGGATGAAGCTTCCAATAAAATGATTGAAAAACTAAGCAAAATTGGAGGTGCAGGTGGTGTAATCGGGCTCGACAAAAATGGTAACATTGTGATGAAAATGAATACGAATGGAATGTACAGAGCGTATTTAAATTCAAAAGGGGAAACTGAAGTGTTAATTTATAAATAA
- a CDS encoding tetratricopeptide repeat protein translates to MKIILLILFSLIINCPLAATNEYETVDFKIKYSNLDKVIELAQENFDSNNTKALKLSLLAAEKALEFENMQQYAIANELLCRIYSYRGELKKAETSIESSFEYWKSMQDTLKMSFCYGYLGDLHYSKCDYPKAESYYLKGFDLKRLTKDSINYNYSYNAIGNIKLETCKYHEAITNYDKALALNVKFKSISGICYTHNALGNVYFEINDLEASKKHFEEALRIGKENHLDKNIAYTLNQLAKLYNRLGDRITAIDLYNESLVISEKLLSKIGVGSSYMGIGEVYQTLMQNDKAIEYQHKALNCFEQIGSQKNIANCYLNIGMVLYEMKDYPLARETFRKSIKINEQIGFLKGSAEGYRKVGNTYIQEEKYNLSLDEYKKSLTIQRTIGNLKGVASCYTNIGLIHVKRNNLDIAEDVFNKAIEINIDINNIGGVGSTYNNLAELYKRKNDPEQAIQYLLKSLDIATSIDRKTLKAECARNLSEIYYAEKNYERALHFHKLYFDLYNQMYNAQMENRIGWIQMENEREKRVTLEKSYANEQSIEKEKLHKQSQINSFLMVIVVLILLSITLIYGIYLAVRKANEKLIIEIAERKKAELQLEDNHRNLESLVKIRTLELVKAKEKAEQSDQLKSSFLANMSHEIRTPMNAIIGFSKLLTMTNSATKLNDYTSIITENGHILLTLVNDIIDISMIESKQLKIRKSHFLIYPILEELKSIFDDQIHPDKKNGIEFTIHISKIPRDLTIFSDPFRIKQILTNLLRNALKFTNSGSIDFGAELIEDKIRFFINDSGIGIPYEDQFLIYDRFRQASNNAVEHGGTGLGLTISKNLVELLDGNIWFTSKPNVGSQFYVDLPLELMPAKTVAESSKSGERTDFTGRKILVAEDTKSNFLYIKEVLRKTNAEVTWTKDGIATVEQFGLNNFDLVLMDIQLPKLNGYEVTKKIKLQKPNVPVIVQSAFNNSDYEEKRSEFGFDDFITKPYTEAQLLYIISQNLS, encoded by the coding sequence ATGAAAATCATACTTCTAATTCTATTTTCATTAATCATTAATTGTCCACTTGCAGCAACCAACGAATACGAAACTGTAGATTTTAAGATTAAGTATTCGAATCTTGATAAAGTAATAGAGCTTGCCCAAGAAAACTTCGATTCAAATAATACTAAAGCTTTAAAATTAAGTCTGCTGGCAGCCGAAAAAGCACTTGAATTTGAAAATATGCAACAATATGCAATTGCAAATGAACTATTGTGTCGTATCTATTCCTACCGAGGTGAATTGAAAAAAGCTGAAACTAGTATTGAATCTTCTTTTGAATACTGGAAAAGTATGCAAGACACTCTAAAGATGAGTTTCTGCTATGGATATTTAGGTGATTTACACTACTCAAAATGTGACTATCCTAAAGCTGAATCGTATTACCTAAAAGGATTTGACTTAAAAAGACTTACCAAAGACAGTATTAATTACAATTATAGCTACAATGCCATAGGCAATATAAAATTAGAGACTTGCAAATACCATGAGGCAATCACTAATTACGATAAAGCATTAGCCCTAAACGTTAAATTTAAGAGTATTTCCGGTATTTGTTACACTCACAACGCATTGGGAAATGTTTATTTTGAAATCAATGATTTAGAAGCCTCTAAAAAACATTTCGAAGAAGCTCTCAGAATTGGAAAAGAAAATCATCTGGACAAAAACATTGCCTATACTCTAAACCAATTGGCAAAACTATACAACAGACTAGGCGATAGAATCACAGCCATTGATTTATACAATGAATCTTTAGTGATCAGTGAAAAATTATTATCAAAGATAGGTGTTGGAAGTTCCTACATGGGCATTGGAGAGGTCTATCAAACACTCATGCAGAACGACAAAGCAATTGAATATCAACACAAAGCGTTAAATTGTTTTGAGCAAATTGGATCTCAAAAAAACATTGCAAATTGCTATTTAAACATAGGCATGGTTTTATACGAGATGAAAGACTATCCCCTTGCAAGAGAAACCTTTCGAAAATCAATAAAGATAAATGAACAAATTGGTTTTTTAAAGGGCTCTGCTGAAGGTTATCGAAAAGTTGGAAACACTTATATTCAGGAAGAAAAATATAATCTTAGTCTTGATGAATACAAGAAATCACTTACTATACAGAGAACAATTGGCAATTTAAAGGGAGTAGCCTCCTGCTATACCAACATTGGTTTAATTCATGTAAAAAGAAATAATCTTGATATAGCTGAAGATGTTTTTAACAAAGCAATTGAAATCAATATAGACATTAATAACATTGGTGGTGTTGGATCGACCTACAATAATTTGGCTGAATTATACAAAAGGAAAAATGACCCTGAGCAGGCTATTCAGTACCTGCTAAAAAGCCTTGACATTGCGACTAGTATTGACCGTAAAACCCTTAAGGCTGAATGTGCTCGAAACCTTTCCGAAATTTATTATGCAGAGAAAAATTATGAACGTGCTCTACATTTTCACAAATTGTATTTCGATTTATACAATCAAATGTACAATGCCCAAATGGAGAATCGAATTGGTTGGATTCAAATGGAAAATGAAAGAGAAAAACGCGTAACTCTTGAGAAATCTTATGCAAATGAACAATCAATCGAAAAAGAGAAACTACATAAACAATCACAAATAAATTCATTTTTAATGGTTATTGTAGTACTCATACTGCTTTCAATAACCTTAATTTACGGTATTTATCTTGCTGTAAGAAAAGCAAATGAAAAATTAATTATCGAAATTGCCGAAAGAAAAAAGGCGGAATTGCAATTAGAAGACAATCACCGAAATCTTGAGAGTCTGGTAAAAATCAGGACACTGGAATTGGTTAAAGCAAAGGAAAAAGCAGAACAATCGGATCAATTGAAATCCTCCTTTTTAGCAAATATGTCTCATGAAATTAGAACGCCAATGAATGCAATTATTGGTTTTTCGAAATTGTTAACGATGACTAATTCTGCAACAAAATTAAATGATTACACGTCAATAATTACTGAAAACGGACATATTTTACTTACACTTGTTAACGACATTATCGATATCTCGATGATTGAGTCTAAGCAATTAAAAATCAGAAAATCCCATTTCCTAATTTATCCAATTCTTGAAGAACTGAAAAGCATTTTTGATGATCAAATACATCCCGATAAAAAGAATGGTATAGAATTTACTATTCACATTTCTAAAATACCAAGAGATCTTACAATTTTCTCAGACCCATTTAGAATAAAACAAATACTAACAAATCTATTACGAAACGCTTTAAAATTCACGAACTCTGGTAGTATTGATTTTGGTGCAGAATTGATTGAAGACAAAATTCGTTTCTTTATTAATGATTCTGGAATTGGAATTCCCTATGAAGATCAATTTCTAATTTACGATCGATTTAGACAAGCTAGTAATAATGCGGTGGAACATGGAGGGACTGGCCTAGGTCTAACAATTTCAAAGAATTTAGTTGAATTACTGGATGGCAATATTTGGTTCACGTCAAAACCTAATGTGGGTAGCCAATTTTATGTAGACCTTCCTCTAGAATTGATGCCTGCAAAAACAGTAGCAGAATCTTCTAAATCTGGTGAAAGGACCGATTTTACAGGGAGAAAAATTCTCGTGGCAGAGGATACTAAATCTAATTTCCTTTATATTAAAGAAGTTCTTCGAAAAACAAATGCCGAAGTTACTTGGACTAAAGATGGAATCGCAACTGTTGAGCAATTTGGATTAAATAATTTCGATTTAGTTTTAATGGACATTCAGTTGCCAAAATTGAATGGGTATGAAGTCACAAAGAAAATAAAATTACAAAAACCTAACGTGCCTGTAATCGTTCAAAGTGCCTTTAATAATAGTGATTACGAAGAAAAACGCTCCGAATTTGGCTTTGATGACTTTATTACGAAGCCATATACCGAAGCTCAACTTCTTTACATTATATCACAAAATCTATCTTAA
- the argS gene encoding arginine--tRNA ligase, whose product MSIESIIKSEIVEAVNSCYGQGIDEGTVQIQKTRREFDGDLTVVVFPFLRFSKKSPEATANDLGVYLQENIEVVTAFNVVKGFLNLVIDNSYWISVLNSAMQSDNYGFKKLEAGAKKVMIEYSSPNTNKPLHLGHIRNNLLGYSVAQILKANGYEVIKVNLVNDRGIHICKSMLAWLRFGEGETPESTGLKGDHLVGKYYVKFDQEYKKEIETLVANGMDADEAKKKAPLLVEAQDMLVKWEAGDKEVVGLWRKMNDWVLAGFEVTYKKMGVDFDKVYFESETYKQGKAIVERGLEEGVLYRKDTGSVWANLEADGLDHKLLLRDDGTSVYMTQDIGTAYERFNEFSIDEHIYVVGNEQNYHFQVLSLVLGKLGYEWSNKIQHLSYGMVELPEGKMKSREGTVVDADELMDEMVNTARETSNELGKLQGYSTEEAEDVYNKVAMGALKYFILKVDPKKNMMFNPKESIDFNGNTGPFIQYTYARIQSVLKKTIEAGIEDAEVAKTDITISEKESNLIQLISTYPVVIKEAGDTTSPAQVANYVYELVKEYNQFYHDCPIAKEENTDLRAFRIVLSKQVSQIVKSAMELLGIGVPERM is encoded by the coding sequence ATGAGTATTGAAAGCATTATAAAAAGTGAAATTGTAGAGGCTGTAAATAGTTGTTACGGTCAGGGAATTGATGAGGGAACAGTTCAAATTCAAAAAACAAGACGTGAATTTGATGGTGATTTAACGGTAGTTGTATTTCCTTTTTTACGCTTTTCAAAAAAATCACCGGAAGCTACAGCCAACGATCTTGGTGTTTATCTTCAGGAAAATATTGAAGTGGTTACTGCTTTTAATGTTGTGAAAGGATTTTTGAATTTAGTAATTGACAATTCTTATTGGATATCAGTATTGAATTCTGCAATGCAATCTGATAATTATGGCTTTAAAAAGTTAGAGGCAGGTGCTAAAAAAGTGATGATTGAGTATTCTTCACCGAATACAAACAAGCCACTTCACTTAGGTCATATTCGAAATAATTTATTGGGATATTCTGTTGCTCAAATATTAAAAGCGAATGGTTACGAGGTAATCAAAGTTAATTTGGTGAACGATCGTGGTATCCATATCTGTAAATCGATGCTTGCCTGGTTGCGTTTTGGCGAAGGTGAAACTCCTGAGTCAACCGGTTTAAAAGGCGATCACTTGGTTGGGAAGTACTACGTGAAATTCGATCAGGAATACAAAAAAGAAATTGAAACATTAGTAGCCAATGGAATGGATGCTGATGAAGCTAAGAAAAAAGCTCCTTTGTTGGTTGAGGCGCAGGATATGTTGGTGAAGTGGGAGGCTGGCGACAAAGAAGTTGTTGGTTTGTGGAGAAAGATGAACGATTGGGTATTGGCTGGATTCGAAGTAACCTACAAGAAAATGGGTGTTGATTTCGATAAAGTTTATTTCGAATCGGAGACCTATAAGCAAGGAAAAGCAATTGTTGAAAGAGGATTAGAAGAAGGCGTTTTGTATCGCAAGGATACAGGTTCTGTATGGGCGAATTTGGAAGCTGACGGATTGGATCATAAACTTTTACTTCGTGATGATGGAACCTCTGTTTATATGACACAGGACATTGGAACTGCATACGAACGTTTCAATGAATTCAGTATCGATGAGCATATTTATGTTGTTGGGAATGAGCAGAATTATCACTTTCAGGTATTGTCTTTAGTTTTGGGTAAACTGGGATACGAATGGAGCAATAAAATTCAGCACCTTTCTTATGGTATGGTCGAGTTGCCTGAAGGTAAAATGAAATCCCGTGAAGGAACAGTTGTTGACGCTGATGAGTTAATGGATGAAATGGTGAATACGGCTCGCGAAACTTCTAACGAGTTAGGAAAACTGCAAGGCTATTCAACAGAGGAAGCTGAGGATGTTTACAATAAGGTTGCAATGGGCGCATTAAAGTATTTTATTCTTAAGGTTGATCCTAAAAAGAATATGATGTTTAATCCTAAAGAATCAATTGATTTCAACGGGAACACAGGGCCATTTATTCAATATACATATGCTCGTATTCAATCAGTTTTGAAAAAAACTATTGAGGCAGGAATCGAGGATGCAGAAGTTGCTAAAACAGATATTACTATTTCTGAGAAAGAATCGAACTTGATTCAGTTGATTTCGACTTACCCAGTTGTTATTAAAGAAGCTGGGGATACAACAAGTCCGGCGCAAGTTGCGAACTACGTATATGAATTGGTAAAAGAATACAATCAATTTTATCACGATTGTCCAATTGCAAAAGAGGAAAACACAGATTTAAGAGCTTTCCGAATTGTATTGTCTAAGCAGGTTTCTCAAATTGTAAAAAGTGCAATGGAACTATTGGGAATTGGTGTTCCCGAGAGAATGTAA